A genome region from Streptomyces pratensis includes the following:
- a CDS encoding PepSY domain-containing protein: MKRNIAIATLTAAVLVGGGLAATAAFADSGSGVKEDRTAVADRTVVADRAAGTTEERKAERLTVDEAVGAALKAVPGTVTEAELDDDDSRTVWELDVYGSDKVWHDVTVDARNGKVLSDREDDDNDDRDRHAPRSAAVSLDAAVKAALGAQPGTVTSVDLDDNDDDDDGGRGALRWDVDVAGEDGKQHELHVDAKSGKVTVDHDDDNDNDDHDGDDDSNDDD, translated from the coding sequence ATGAAGCGCAACATCGCCATCGCCACCCTCACCGCGGCGGTACTCGTCGGCGGCGGGCTCGCCGCCACCGCGGCCTTCGCGGACTCCGGCAGCGGCGTGAAGGAGGACCGGACGGCCGTGGCGGACCGGACGGTGGTGGCCGACCGGGCAGCCGGGACCACCGAAGAGCGGAAGGCCGAGCGGCTCACCGTGGACGAGGCCGTCGGCGCCGCGCTGAAGGCCGTCCCCGGCACCGTCACCGAGGCGGAGCTGGACGACGACGACTCCCGTACGGTCTGGGAGCTCGACGTGTACGGCTCGGACAAGGTCTGGCACGACGTGACGGTGGACGCCCGGAACGGCAAGGTCCTGTCCGACCGCGAGGACGACGACAACGACGACCGCGACCGGCACGCGCCGCGTTCGGCGGCCGTGTCCCTGGACGCGGCGGTGAAGGCGGCGCTCGGCGCGCAGCCCGGCACGGTGACGTCGGTGGACCTGGACGACAACGACGACGATGACGACGGCGGGCGCGGTGCGCTGCGCTGGGACGTCGATGTCGCGGGCGAGGACGGCAAGCAGCACGAGCTGCACGTCGACGCCAAGAGCGGCAAGGTCACCGTGGACCACGACGACGACAACGACAACGACGACCACGACGGTGACGACGACAGCAACGACGACGACTGA
- a CDS encoding response regulator transcription factor has translation MRLLIVEDEKRLATSLARGLTAEGFAVDVVHDGLEGLHLAGQGVHDLVVLDIMLPGMNGYRICAALRAAGHETPILMLTAKDGEYDEAEGLDTGADDYLTKPFSYVVLVARIRALLRRRGGSASPVLTAGTLRMDTAARRVHRGEDEVTLTAKEFAVLEQLVRRAGEVVSKTEILEHVWDFAYDGDPNIVEVYISTLRRKLGAASIRTVRGAGYRLEAL, from the coding sequence ATGCGCCTGTTGATCGTCGAGGACGAGAAGCGTCTCGCGACGTCCCTCGCGAGGGGACTCACCGCCGAGGGCTTCGCCGTGGACGTCGTGCACGACGGTCTGGAGGGTCTGCACCTGGCCGGTCAGGGCGTCCACGACCTCGTGGTGCTCGACATCATGCTGCCAGGGATGAACGGCTACCGGATCTGCGCCGCCCTGCGCGCCGCGGGGCACGAGACGCCGATCCTGATGCTGACCGCGAAGGACGGGGAGTACGACGAGGCGGAGGGCCTCGACACGGGCGCCGACGACTATCTGACCAAGCCGTTCTCCTACGTCGTGCTCGTAGCCCGGATCCGGGCGCTGCTGCGCCGCCGCGGGGGTTCCGCGTCGCCGGTGCTGACGGCGGGCACGCTGCGGATGGACACCGCCGCCCGACGGGTGCACCGGGGCGAGGACGAGGTCACCCTCACCGCCAAGGAGTTCGCCGTCCTGGAGCAGCTCGTGCGGCGGGCGGGCGAGGTGGTCAGCAAGACGGAGATCCTGGAACACGTCTGGGACTTCGCCTACGACGGCGACCCGAACATCGTCGAGGTCTACATCAGCACCCTGCGCCGGAAGCTCGGCGCCGCGTCGATCCGTACGGTGCGGGGCGCGGGCTACCGGCTGGAGGCGCTGTGA